The Pyxidicoccus sp. MSG2 DNA segment GCCGCTGGGCGGCGAGGTGGAGGTGCACCTCAAACTGCGCGCGGTGGGCGACAACGTCTCCCACGTGGCCATCACCGACCTGCTGCCCGGTGGCTTCGAGGTGGTGATGGAGAAGCCGGCTGCGCCCTCCGAGGAGGAGTCCGAATCCGAGGAGTCCTCCGAGAGCTCCGAGGACTCCTCCGACGAGGGGGAGGGCGAGGAGTCGTACTACCAGGAGCCCGAGCCCGTCGCGGGCGGCTGGGTGCCGCCGGTGGGCAGCGACCGCTCCTCGTTCTCGCCCGAGTACGTGGACGTGCGCGAGGACCGGGTGGTGCTCTACGGCACGGTGGGCAGCAACGTCTCCGAGTACATCTACCGCATCAAGGCGACCAACACGGGCGCGTTCGTGATGCCGCCGGCCTTCGCCGAGGGCATGTATGACCGCGGCGTGCGTGCGCGCTCGGTGGGCACGAAGGTGACGGTGAGCAAGCCGTGAAGCGAAGGCGGTGGCGCCGGTGGTTGCTGGCGGTGCTGGGGCTCGCGGTGCTGTACGCCGCGGTGCCCCGGCCGCCGCTGCGGGAGGAGTTGGGCTTCTCGCAGGCGGTGTTCGACCGCGAGGGCCGGCTCCTGCGACTCACCCTGTCGCCGGACGAGAAGTACCGGCTCTGGGTGCCGCTGGAGCGGATTCCCCCGGTGCTGGTGGAGGCCACGCTGCTCCACGAGGACCAGCACTTCCGCGAGCACATCGGCGTCAACCCCGTGGCGCTGGGCCGCGCCGTGTGGAGCACGTACCTGGCGCGCGGGCGCCGCATGGGCGGCTCCACGCTCACCATGCAGTTGGCGCGCATCCGCTACGGCATCGAGTCGCGCACGCCGGGCGGCAAGCTGTGGCAGATGTTGCGGGCGCTCCAATTGGAGTGCACCTACTCCAAGGACGAAATCCTGGAGGCGTACCTCAACCTCGCGCCGTACGGGCGCAACGTGGAGGGCGTGGGGGCGGCCAGCCTCGTCTACTTCGCGAAGGACGTGGAGCGGCTGTCTCTGGCGGAGGCGCTCACCCTGTCCGTCGTCCCGCAGAGCCCCGCGCGCAGGGACCCGGGCAAGGACGCCGGTGCACTGACGGCGGCGCGACTGCGCCTGTTCGAGCGGTGGCTCGTGCTCCACCCGGAGGACGGCGAGCGCCGGGCCCTCCTGTCCCAGCCGCTCCCGGTGCGCACGCCGGAGGAGCTGCCCTTCCTCGCGCCGCACTTCGTGGGCCGGGCGCTGCGCGCGAGCCCCGCCGGCTCCAGCGTGAAGAGCACGTTGGACCTGTCCCTGCAGAAGCTGCTGGAGCGCCACGTGCGGCAGTACGTGGAGCGGCGGCGCGAGGTGGGCATCCGCAACGCGGCGGCGATGCTGGTGGACTGGCGCACGTTGGAGGTGCGCGCGGCGGTGGGGTCGGCGGACTTCTTCGACGTAGGCATCGACGGGCAGGTGGACGGCACTCAGGCGAAGCGCTCGCCGGGCTCGGCGCTCAAGCCCTTCATCTACGGGCTGGGCTTCGACCAGGGGCTGCTCCACCCGCGCACCATGCTGAAGGACGCGTCCACCGGCTTCCGGGGGTATGACCCGGAGAACTTCGACGGCGAATACGTGGGGCCGTTGGCGGCGGAGGAGGCGCTGGTGCGCAGCCGCAACATCCCCGCGGTGGCGCTGGCGAAGCAGCTCCGCGCGCCCGGCCTGTACGGCTTCCTGCGGCAGGCGGGAGTCACGGGCCTGCGTGAGGAGTCGTACTACGGCCTGTCGCTCGCGCTGGGTTCCGCGGGCGTATCCATGGTGGAGCTGGTGGAGCTGTACGCCATGCTCGCCAACGGGGGCGTGCTCCGCCCGCTGCGGCTGTCCGTGGATGCGCCCCGCGACGAGGGCGTGCGGATGCTGAGCGCCGAGGCCAGCTTCATGGTGCTGGACTCGCTGGCGAAGGGCCCGCGGCCCGCGCAGTCCTTCCGCGCCGAGTGGGCACGGGACACGGTGCCGGTGTCGTGGAAGACGGGAACGTCCACCGGCTTCCGGGACGCGTGGAGCGTGGGCGTGGTGGGGCCGTACGTGGTGGCGGTGTGGGTGGGCAACTTCGACGGGCAGCCCAACCCTGCCTTCGTGGGGCAGACGGCCGCCGCGCCGCTGATGTTTGAAGTAGTGGACTCGCTGCGCTCGAAGGACTCCGACGTGCGGCGCGTACACCCGTCCCCGCCGCCCGGCGTCAGCCGCGTGCAGGTGTGCGCGCTGTCCGGCGGCATCCCCGGGCGGCACTGTCACCGGAAGGCGAGTACCTGGTTCATCCCGGGCATCTCTCCCATCCGCGCCTGCGACGTGCACCGCGAGGTGCTGGTGGACACGCGTACGGGCTTGAGGACCTGCGCGCCCGGGCCCTCGACGCGCGCGGAGGTGTTCGAGTTCTGGCCGTCGGACCTGCTGCGCCTGTTCCAGAAGGCGGGCATGCCCCGGCGCGTGCCGCCCGCCGAGGACGCGACGTGTGGGCTGGAGCAGCGCGCGAGCGAGGGCACCGCGCCGCAAATCACCACGCCGGAGGAGGGCGTGGACTACAACCTGCGCGTGTCCGCGACGGCGCCGCAGACGGTGCCGCTGGCGGTGGTGACGGACGCGGACGTGCGGCGGGTGTTCTGGTTCGTGGACGAGCAGCTCGTGGGCACCGCGCCGCGCGGCGAGCCCCTGCACTGGTCGGCGCGGCCGGGCACGTACGTGGTGCGGGCCGTGGACGACCAGGGCCGCTCCGACGCGCGCACGCTGACGGTGCGCCTGGTGCCCTGACGACGGTGTCCCGGGGCCTCCGTTGACGGGCAGGGCCCCGGCCTTGAAGTATGCTCCGTCGGGAGAGGGCCGCACATGTCCAACGGGAAGAGGAGGGCCGGCAGTCCGGGGCGCTCCGACGAGACACGCATCGCGCCGGAAGAGGACGCGGACGCGACGCGGGACATCCCCATCCTCACCCGTCCCGAGGAGACGCGCATGGCGCCCCTGGAGACGGGGCCCATCGAGACGCGCATGGCTCCGTTGGGCGCGGGCGACCCGAACGCGACGCGCATGGGCCCCGTGGAGGACAAGCCCGCGCGGGCGGGCAAGGCGGGCGGGAAGGCGCGGGAGCCGGCGGACGTCGCCACGGACATCCAGAGCAAGAAGCCCGCGGGCAAGGCCAGCGCGAAGCCGGCGACGGGCTGGCTGGCGAAGGGCGGGGAGAAGCGGACGAGCCCGGCGCCGGAGAAGGTGGGCGTGGTGCGGCTGAATCCGCTGGAGCCCGCGAAGGGGAAGGGCGCGGCGGAGGAGGAGTCCCCGGCGCTGCGGACGATGTTCGCGAACCACTCGGCGCTGCTCGCTGAGGAGCTGCGGCGTGCGCTGGCCTCGAAGATGTATGGCCGGGGGCCGCACCGGGTGCTGCGCATCGACGAGCCGGAAGGGCCGAGCACGGCGGGCGGGAAGCTGGCGCGGCAGGCGATTTCCCTCGTGCCCCGCAAGGGCAGCTCGCCGTCGCTGATGTGCGGCTGGGTGGACGTGTCCAAGCGCGAGGCGCAGCTTCGCAACTTCGAGGGCGTGGCGAAGCGGTATGAGAGTCACCACGGCCAGCCCCTGGAGATGCAGGCGGAGGAGTACGAGCGCTTCCTGGGGGACGTGGAGGCGGTGCTCACCCAGGCCGTCATCAAGGTTCGCATCATCGTCCCGGAGGAGCAGGCGGCGGTGCGCATCTCCCCTTCAGTCCAGGCGCGGCCGAAGGGAGTCTCCATGCTCTGGGTGGCCACCCTCGCCGTGCTGGCCTTCGTGCTGGGCGTGTTCGTGGGCCGGATGCCCCACTGAGGCTATGCCGGCGGAGGCGCCTCGCGCGCCCAGTGCCGGTGCGCGGCGATGGAGTGCAGCGCAGTGCCCGCGAGGCGTCAGCGAGTGGGCACTGCGGCGCGCTTCAAGTAGAGACAATGTCCACGAGCGCGCGAAACGGCGCCGCGCCCCGGTAGCGGGAACCCGCATCGCACGGGGCGCGGTGAAGCTCAGCGGCTCATCACGGCGTGGGCTCTGCGACGACGGGCGCGCCCTCGGCGGGCTGCGCTGCGGCGGCGGCAGCAGCGGCCTCGGCGGCGGCCTTCTCCGCGGCGGCCTTCTCGGCGGCCACGCGCGCGGCCTCGGCCTCGGCGCGCTGCTTCGCGTCGGCCTCGGCCACCGTCTTCATGCTGGCCAGGCCCCGTTCGAAGTCCCCGCCGACCATCTTGTCCATGTCCATGAACAGGCTGAAGGCCTTGCCCATGAAGTCGTTCTTGCCGGCCATCACCCACGTCACCTCGGTGCCGCCCTCGGCGGGCTTGAACGTGAAGGTGGTGGTGCTGGTGGACGCGAAGGGCTTGATGAACTCCAGCTTGATGCGGACGAGCTCGTTGAGCTTGCTCTCTTCAATGGTCATCCGGCCTTCGCCGACATCGTCGTTGCCGACCCAGGCGTAGACCGCGCCGGTGCCGGACTCCGCGCCGGTGTGCGTGGTCTTCTGCTGCGGGTCCAGCTTCTCCCACGGCGACCACTCCTTCCAGCGGTGGAAGTCATTCACCACTGCGAAGGCGGCGTCGGCCGGCACGGGCAGGGTGGCGCTGCGCTGGACGCTGAACTCGGCGGGACGGGTGGCGATGACGCCGACGAGCACGAGGATGACGGCGGCGAGGCCGCCGAGAATCTTCTTGAGCATGGGGTGTGTGTCCTTTGGACGGGCCCAATGGGGGACGGGCCGGGGCGCGTCATAGAGCCCCCGGGCAACCCGACGCAAGACGCACCCCGCCGCCCCTCTCACCCCTCACGTCGGGTCAGGCGTGTCCACGCACCTCGCGCGAAAACAGAGCGGCCCGGCGCGATGACTCCGCGCCGGGCCGCCGGTGTCTCACCCCGTGGGACGGGGTGGGGAGCGACTCAGTTGTAGGTGGCCGTGTAGGTGCCGGCCTGTGCGCCGTTGATGAACGCGAAGCCCACGCCCTTGATGGTCTGCGCCGCCGTCGTCACCGCCGTGCCGTTGCGGCTCACCGAGACGAGCGTGAGGCCTGTCGCCGTGCGCGTGGGCACCATGAGCGACAGGTTGCGCGCCGGAGAGGCCACGGTGAAGGTGAGCGCCGTGCCGGTGAAGGCGACGGAGGACACCTGCGTGGCCTCGCGCGCGTCCAGCCACGCGAGGAGCTGCTTCGCGGTGATGACGGACACGCCCTCGCGCTGGGCCGAGGCGATGATGGCCGCCGAGCCCGAGGCGCCCGCGGACGGGTCCGAGTCCACGTGCATGTTGGCGTTGAAGGCGCCGTAGTAGCCCTTCGTCCCGAGCGCGTTGGCCAGCAGCGTGTCGATGTGCAGCGGGTAGGACTGGCCCGACTCGTCCGTCATCTGCGTGGCGAGCTGGTAGACGTCGATGGGCGTGCCGTCCACGTCCGCGAAGCGCATGGCCAGGCCCGAGCCGGTGAAGACGCCCGGACGGTCCTGCACCCAGTAGTCCGGCCAGTAGTAGTAGTTGGTGTCCAGCCGGATGCCGTGGCTCAGAGACACCTTCGGCTGCGTGGCCCAGTCACTGAACGCGATGCAGTGCGTGCGGTTGGTGATGGGCGCGGGGATGCCGGGGTACGACGACGCGAAGCTCGCGAGCTGCGGCGTGTAGAACGAGGGGTCCAGCGAGGTGGACGTGTAGTCGCCGCAGTTGGTGTTGATGTGGAGGGCGTACTCGAAGCCCTGCGTCGTGTAGCTCGCCGCCTGCGTCGCGGTGAGCCCGCCGACGAAGTCGTAGACGGTGCCGCGCACGCACTGCCAGTCGTCCACGTTGCAGCCGGTGGGGCTGGCCGTCAGGTAGTTCTGCCAGCGCTGGGTGATGGCGCCGCCCGGGTGGCCGTCGCCCGTCATCACGACCACCGCCTTCTTCGCGCTGGGGAAGTACCAGAGGCGCGGCAGCGGGGTGGCGCTGGTGAGGTGAATCAGGTTGGCCAGCAGCCGCTGCTGCTCGTCCGCCTGGGGAATCTGCACCTTGGCCAGGTTCACCCAGTCCGGCTTCGGGTCGAAGGACGCGTTGCCGTAGAACATGTCGCTGGCGCGTGCCCCCGGGCCAATGGAGGAGCCGTCGCGGTTCTGTCCCTGCCACGCAGGGTTGCCCTGGCGCGTGAGGACGACGGACTTCGCCAGGTCGAAGGCGAAGGCGATGGCCCTGCCGCTGCCCACCGTGCGCAGGGTGATGGCCGCGTACGTCGTGGGCGTGGTGGCGTCCGAGTACAGCGTGGCCACCGCGCGCGTGCCGGACACCACGGTGTGGCGGTCCGCGGTGCCGTGGTACTGCATCGTCTCCGCGGTGAGGCCGGTGCCCGGCGCCTGGGTGGTGTCGATGAGGAGGTAGCCGTCGTCCTGCGTGCCCGCGGAGGGGTTGAGGCCGAGCAGCGTGTCGAGGTTGGCCGCGGGGCGCATGGCGATGAGGCTGCCGCCCGCGTTCACCCAGTTGGTGACGAGCGTCACCTGGGCCGCGCTCAGCGTCTCCTCGCCGAGGATGAGCACCTTGTAGTCATTGAGCGACACCGAGCCGCCGATGTTGCCCGCGTCGGTGGTGGCGAAGGTGGTGAGCCCTTCCGCCTTGAGCACTTCCTTCAGGTAGTCGGTGAAGTGGTTGGTCGGGTCGGTGGCCACCAGCACCGGGCCGGAGCCGAAGAGGCCCGGGCGGGGCAGGGCGCTGGTCGGCTCGAAGACCACGTCCACCCAGTAGTTGGAGTTCTGGTAGCTGCTGTTGGGGAAGGTGGACAGCGCGCCATAGGCGAACACGCCGTTGCCGCCGCTCGTCGTCCCGGGCAGCGCGTGCAGGGGCGGCGCGTCCACGCCGCTGGCCAGGCCGTTGGAGTCGAAGGAGTAGCCGCCGAACGGCGCGAGGTACGAGGCCACGTACGTGGTGCCCGCGGTGATGGACACCGGCGTGGCGAAGCTCACCTGCTGCCAGCCCGCGGCCGTCTCGCTGATGAAGGTGGCGCTGGCCAGGTTCGCCCCGGCGCTGCTCCACAAGTTGCCCACGTGCGTGCCGGTGTTGCCCACGCCCTTGTAGAAGCGCAGGCCCTTCACCCTGCCGTCCACGTCCGCTCGGAACTTCACGCCCACTTCGATGGAGGACGTGTCGTTGGCCGTGGCGGTGACCGGCGTCGCGGTGGCGGGGAAGAGGCTGTACGTGTTGCCGGCCGGAGGCGGAGTCGGCGGCGGCGCGCCCGTGGCCTGGAAGACCACGTCCACCCAATAGTTGGAGTTCTGGAAGCTGTCGGTGGGGAGGGTGCCGGCGGGGCCGTACTTGAAGACGCCGTTGCCGCCGCTGACGGTGCCGGGCAGCGCGTACAGGGGTGGAGCATTCAAGCCCGCCGCGAGCCCGCCGTTGTCGAAGGCGTAGGATCCGACGGGCGCGTGGTACGAGGCGATGTACGTGGTGTTGGCGGCGATGGCCACCGGCGTCGCGAAGGTCACCTGCTGCCAGCCAGAGGCCGTCTCGCTGGTGAAGGTGGCGGTGCCCAGCAGCGCACCCGCGGCGCTCCACAGGTTGCCCACGTGGGTGCCCGTGTTGGCCGTGCCCTTGTAGAAGCGGATGCCCAGCACGTTGCCGCTCACGTCGGTCTTGAACTTCACGCCCAGCTCCACCGCGGTGGAGTCATTGGTCACCGAGGCGACGGTGGGCGTGGCGGTGGTCGGCCAGAGGGTGACGGGCGCCGCCGGGCGGAAGACCACGTCCACCCAGTAGTTGGAGTCGTGGAAGCTGTTGGTGGGGAAGGTGCCCGAGGGGCCGTACGCGAAGGTGCCGTTGCCACCGTTGGTGGGCCCGGCCAGCGCGTGCATGGGCGGCGCATCCGCGCCCGCGGACAGCCCGAAGTCGGTGAAGGCATAGGCGCCACCCGGTGCGTGGTACGAGGCAACGTAGGTGGTGCCAGCGGTGACGGGCACCGGCGTGGTGAGCGTCACCTGCTGCCAGCCGGAGGCCGTCTCGCTGGTGAAGGTGGCGGTGGCCAGCAGCGCACCGGCGGCGCTCCAGACATGGCCCACGTGCGCGCCGGTGTTGCTCGCGCCCTTGTAGAAGCGCAGGCCGACGATGTCGCCATTCACGTCGGCCTTGAACTTCACGCCCAACTCCACTGCGGCGAAGTCGTTGGTCACCGAGGCGACGGCCGGCGTGCTGTTCGCGGGGAAGATGGAATACGTCGGCTGCGCCCACGCGCCGCCCACGGGCAGCGCCGTCAGGACGAAGGCGAGCGCGAGGGTCAGACGTGTGAGCAGGTGTTGGATGACCCGGGTGGGTCCTGGCTGGATGTTTGTCATTGGATGGGTTCCTCGAGCGCCGCGGGGGCGTGCGCTGGTGCGGTAGGGGTAACCGCGACTTCCCATCTTTCCGCCTGTTTGCAGCATTCACAATGCAACGAAGGGGTGTCCCGTCTGACAGGGGCTCGGGCCGGGTGGCCCCATGCAACTTTTCCTGGCCTGGTGAGAAAATAGAGACGTTCTCAAATCGAGGCCGGCCGGCGTGACTACCGCGCCCATCGAGCTGCGCTTCCCCATGTACATGCGCGGGTAGTCCGCCCGGTGCTTCGGGTGTAGCGACGCGGCGGCTCCTGGAGACGGGGGCCGCCGTGCTCGTTCCAGCGGACCGTCAGCACTCCGGGAGGCCGACGCTCAGGTTGGCCACTTCCAGCACGTTGACGGCGAGGCCGCCGCGCGCCGTCTCCTTGTACTTGTCCTTCATGTCGCGGCCGGTGTCGCGCATCGTCTTGATGACCTTGTCCAGGCTGACGAAGTGCTTCCCGTCGCCGGACATGGACATGCGCGTGGCGTTGATGGCCTTCACGGACGCCATCGCGTTGCGCTCGATGCACGGCACCTGCACGAGCCCGCCGATGGGGTCGCACGTGAGCCCCAGGTTGTGCTCCATGGCGATTTCCGCCGCGTTCTCCACGTGCAGCGGCGAGCCGCCCAGCACCTCGGTGAGCCCACCGGCGGCCATGGAGCACGCGCTGCCCACCTCGCCCTGGCAGCCCACCTCCGCGCCGCTGATGGAGGCGTTCTCCTTGTAGAGCACGCCGATGGCGCCGGCCGTGAGGAGGTAGCGCACCACGCCGTCGTCGTTCGCTCCCGGCACGAAGCGCCAGTAGTAGTGCAGCACCGCGGGGATGATGCCCGCCGCGCCGTTGGTGGGCGCGGTGACGACGCGGCCGCCCGCGGCGTTCTCCTCGTTGACGGCGAGCGCGTAGAGGTTCACCCAGTCCAGCACGGTGAGCGGGTTGGTGAGCCCGGCCTCGGGACGGCTGAGCAGCCGCTGGTACATGGCCGCGGCGCGCCGCTCCACCTTGAGGCCTCCGGGGAGGATGCCGCCGCTGGTGCAGCCCCGGCGCACGCAGGCCTGCATGACCTCCCAGATGCGCAGCAGCCCGGAGCGAATCTCCTCCTCGCTGCGCCACGTCTTCTCGTTGGCCAGCATGATGGAGCTGATGGGCAGGCGCTCGCGCTCGCAGTGGGCCAGCAGCTCGGCGGCTGAATGGAAGGGGAAGGGCTGGGACGTGGTGTCCGGGCGAATCGGGCTCTGGCCGTCGGCCGCCGTCTCGTCCACCACGAAGCCTCCACCCACGGAGTAGTAGACGCGCGAGTCCAATTCCGTGCCGTCCGCGGCGAAGGCGGAGAAGCGCATGCCGTTCGGGTGGTAGGGCAGCGTGCGGCGGCGGTGCATCACCAGGTGCTCGCCGTCCTTGAAGGTGACCTCGCGCTGGCCGAGCACGGCCACGCGGCCTTCCGCGCGCCAGCGGGAGACGATGGCGGGAATGGACTCCACGTCCACGCCCTCGGGCGTCTCACCGCGCAGGCCGAGCAACACCGCCTTGTCGCTGCCGTGCCCCTTGCCGGTGGCGCCGAGCGAGCCGAAGAGCTCCACCTTGAGCTTGGAGAGCCGCTCCAGCTTGCCGCCCTCCGCGAGCCGCTGCGCGAACGTTCGTGCGGCGCGCATGGGCCCCACGGTGTGCGAGCTGGAGGGACCGATGCCAATCTTGAAGAGGTCGAAGACGCTGACGGCCATGGGGGGCGGAACATGCCACGTTTCGCATTCCCTCCCAGTGCTTGCGGGAGAAGTCGCTGTCCGCGTCCGGACGGACAGCGCTCATTGGGATGCCAACGAGCGGTCGGTCGCACGTACGCTGGCCGAGCGCCGTGACGCACTCGTGGCAACGCAGCGCGTTGGCGGGCGTCGGGTGCGGTCGGGTGGGACGCCAGCGCCATCACCGCGTGGAGGGCTTCTGGCAGTGATACCCGGTTCGACAGGCGTCAGAGCGGGTGCCTATGCTTTTCGCATGCGCGTGCCCGGGGGACTGACGTCACGGCAGGCGGTGCGGCAGCGGCAGGGGCCGCGCGCG contains these protein-coding regions:
- the pbpC gene encoding penicillin-binding protein 1C; amino-acid sequence: MKRRRWRRWLLAVLGLAVLYAAVPRPPLREELGFSQAVFDREGRLLRLTLSPDEKYRLWVPLERIPPVLVEATLLHEDQHFREHIGVNPVALGRAVWSTYLARGRRMGGSTLTMQLARIRYGIESRTPGGKLWQMLRALQLECTYSKDEILEAYLNLAPYGRNVEGVGAASLVYFAKDVERLSLAEALTLSVVPQSPARRDPGKDAGALTAARLRLFERWLVLHPEDGERRALLSQPLPVRTPEELPFLAPHFVGRALRASPAGSSVKSTLDLSLQKLLERHVRQYVERRREVGIRNAAAMLVDWRTLEVRAAVGSADFFDVGIDGQVDGTQAKRSPGSALKPFIYGLGFDQGLLHPRTMLKDASTGFRGYDPENFDGEYVGPLAAEEALVRSRNIPAVALAKQLRAPGLYGFLRQAGVTGLREESYYGLSLALGSAGVSMVELVELYAMLANGGVLRPLRLSVDAPRDEGVRMLSAEASFMVLDSLAKGPRPAQSFRAEWARDTVPVSWKTGTSTGFRDAWSVGVVGPYVVAVWVGNFDGQPNPAFVGQTAAAPLMFEVVDSLRSKDSDVRRVHPSPPPGVSRVQVCALSGGIPGRHCHRKASTWFIPGISPIRACDVHREVLVDTRTGLRTCAPGPSTRAEVFEFWPSDLLRLFQKAGMPRRVPPAEDATCGLEQRASEGTAPQITTPEEGVDYNLRVSATAPQTVPLAVVTDADVRRVFWFVDEQLVGTAPRGEPLHWSARPGTYVVRAVDDQGRSDARTLTVRLVP
- a CDS encoding SRPBCC family protein; its protein translation is MLKKILGGLAAVILVLVGVIATRPAEFSVQRSATLPVPADAAFAVVNDFHRWKEWSPWEKLDPQQKTTHTGAESGTGAVYAWVGNDDVGEGRMTIEESKLNELVRIKLEFIKPFASTSTTTFTFKPAEGGTEVTWVMAGKNDFMGKAFSLFMDMDKMVGGDFERGLASMKTVAEADAKQRAEAEAARVAAEKAAAEKAAAEAAAAAAAAQPAEGAPVVAEPTP
- a CDS encoding DUF4082 domain-containing protein — protein: MTNIQPGPTRVIQHLLTRLTLALAFVLTALPVGGAWAQPTYSIFPANSTPAVASVTNDFAAVELGVKFKADVNGDIVGLRFYKGASNTGAHVGHVWSAAGALLATATFTSETASGWQQVTLTTPVPVTAGTTYVASYHAPGGAYAFTDFGLSAGADAPPMHALAGPTNGGNGTFAYGPSGTFPTNSFHDSNYWVDVVFRPAAPVTLWPTTATPTVASVTNDSTAVELGVKFKTDVSGNVLGIRFYKGTANTGTHVGNLWSAAGALLGTATFTSETASGWQQVTFATPVAIAANTTYIASYHAPVGSYAFDNGGLAAGLNAPPLYALPGTVSGGNGVFKYGPAGTLPTDSFQNSNYWVDVVFQATGAPPPTPPPAGNTYSLFPATATPVTATANDTSSIEVGVKFRADVDGRVKGLRFYKGVGNTGTHVGNLWSSAGANLASATFISETAAGWQQVSFATPVSITAGTTYVASYLAPFGGYSFDSNGLASGVDAPPLHALPGTTSGGNGVFAYGALSTFPNSSYQNSNYWVDVVFEPTSALPRPGLFGSGPVLVATDPTNHFTDYLKEVLKAEGLTTFATTDAGNIGGSVSLNDYKVLILGEETLSAAQVTLVTNWVNAGGSLIAMRPAANLDTLLGLNPSAGTQDDGYLLIDTTQAPGTGLTAETMQYHGTADRHTVVSGTRAVATLYSDATTPTTYAAITLRTVGSGRAIAFAFDLAKSVVLTRQGNPAWQGQNRDGSSIGPGARASDMFYGNASFDPKPDWVNLAKVQIPQADEQQRLLANLIHLTSATPLPRLWYFPSAKKAVVVMTGDGHPGGAITQRWQNYLTASPTGCNVDDWQCVRGTVYDFVGGLTATQAASYTTQGFEYALHINTNCGDYTSTSLDPSFYTPQLASFASSYPGIPAPITNRTHCIAFSDWATQPKVSLSHGIRLDTNYYYWPDYWVQDRPGVFTGSGLAMRFADVDGTPIDVYQLATQMTDESGQSYPLHIDTLLANALGTKGYYGAFNANMHVDSDPSAGASGSAAIIASAQREGVSVITAKQLLAWLDAREATQVSSVAFTGTALTFTVASPARNLSLMVPTRTATGLTLVSVSRNGTAVTTAAQTIKGVGFAFINGAQAGTYTATYN
- a CDS encoding L-serine ammonia-lyase, with amino-acid sequence MAVSVFDLFKIGIGPSSSHTVGPMRAARTFAQRLAEGGKLERLSKLKVELFGSLGATGKGHGSDKAVLLGLRGETPEGVDVESIPAIVSRWRAEGRVAVLGQREVTFKDGEHLVMHRRRTLPYHPNGMRFSAFAADGTELDSRVYYSVGGGFVVDETAADGQSPIRPDTTSQPFPFHSAAELLAHCERERLPISSIMLANEKTWRSEEEIRSGLLRIWEVMQACVRRGCTSGGILPGGLKVERRAAAMYQRLLSRPEAGLTNPLTVLDWVNLYALAVNEENAAGGRVVTAPTNGAAGIIPAVLHYYWRFVPGANDDGVVRYLLTAGAIGVLYKENASISGAEVGCQGEVGSACSMAAGGLTEVLGGSPLHVENAAEIAMEHNLGLTCDPIGGLVQVPCIERNAMASVKAINATRMSMSGDGKHFVSLDKVIKTMRDTGRDMKDKYKETARGGLAVNVLEVANLSVGLPEC